The genomic DNA ccctatacgggcttggggtacggtatttaaaataccgcttgatcgggcgcacaagtcctgcgccttataggtgtacagtcttgaatagcttgtgcgacttcgtttaaacagttttgtcttacttaaaggctttggggggttattgaccgtgtcccggatatccttggcattatcttacgagatggccacgaccagagcacggggtgtaggcgtacacccgacgtgtataactctttaatgtggtgtgtcatttaatctctagcccggacagtagatcccgggccaccagagatataagtgcatgtaattcgttcacaagtttatattatataattatcccaagttaataaaaatatttatgccttgtgcatttaaatcaattttaaatcattttcaaaatgagtcagtcgatttgtatttaccagtgtaaactgacgtatttttcccaaaaggttaagtgcaggtactatacggaaataggctggttgtttcctaagagcgtccgctatagtctcgcaagctcggacgacaatatatctgttgaactatttttatcttattttatttgatccgcctgtggatccatttcaactactgtgatatttattattacactttatttaaaagttgaaatgtttctattctgcttccgctgtgcattattatattgtgttgaatgtctatgacgatgccaattacgtcactgtaccccacaccgggcccaccggtgacacgtggagatcggggtgtgacaatggggTTGGAGTGTTGAAAGTGAGAAACTCGGGAGTGCTCTCCGGAGTCGAAAAAGAAGTTGGTATAGCCACCTGAGGTTGGCTAGTACCTGGGGGCAGAAGTGTTTGGAACCTGGTTCACTTCTCCCGGGGATCCACTTTCCGACATGGTAATTTCAAGGCAaaggagctacactactaggtatTTTGAAGAAAAATAGTAGCATGGCCCCACGGTGGgtgccaacttgttgatgcaacaaataatagaccaagggtAGTAGCTGGGCTgcttaggcaaaagggttgaagggttcaactttgtCTAAcacaggtcgtggggtccccccacgtttgcaagacgtggagagaggttcactagtttatttttgttgtttgctAAAGATCCTCCTCTGAAGTGTGTTCAGATTCGGATGAATGAGCAAAaggaatgtgtgtgttgaatgtgaatGAGAGTAACTCGCATGAAGCAAGTACTCGAAGTGAATGACCAGAGATCTTAGGAATCAGGGCTGGCCAGGAATGTCCTGCTTAGTAAATGGAGTGTCtaatatataggagaagacatcaCTCAAATAGGAATGCATTTGACTAGTGACCATGCTTGCAGTGGGGGGCTTACCCTTTcgagggttgaagccttttgacccgcGGATAAAAGAGTGTGCTCTGTGGACCTGTATTGCTTTTGCGGCTGGTGAGTTGATGAAGTAATCCAGGGACATGACTTTTTATTGTTCCGTGTTACTTTATCTCAATTCCTCAGGTTTTGAAGCTTTAAACCTTTTTACCTTTTAAACATTCATGTATTAATGTCATTTTATTTGGTTTGGGCTACCCAATCATCAGATAACATTTAAATGTGTGTATACTCAAACCAACCTAGCTTAAAcgaaaacaaaatacaacattaAAATGGAGACTTTTAAATGAAGTCAACTAGTCTAGACAAacttaaattacatattttcGTCTTCACCAACCCCTGAGGCCCCATATACATTTTATAGTGATTTGTTTCAAAAGATTGACCTTGACCCTTAATATTTgtagtgactttagatttataaAAATGCCACTTCGACTTAAATACACAATAAAGAAAGTTAAACGTAAGCAGTAAGTCTGATTTAACTTTCCTAAAACATCAAATAGTCATATATGAGACAGTGGCGTGGGACCCGAAATGGGAAGCGAATTTTTTAGGATAGTATGTTTATCgctatataatatttttttttttgacatgAGCGGGTTAGATCATATTTGTCTAATCAAATAAACTAAAACAGTTAAACAAACCATAACATCAATAAAACATTAATTTAACATTCACAAACAAAAGAACAAACATTTAAAGTTCAAACTACATTGAGCATCTGTTGATTAGCTTTAATTTTTATATTCTTTGTGCTACAAACAAGAAAAGAGTTGTGTGCTTCTTTAAAACCCCTTTAATTGATAATCAAAGATGTGATAAAAACTATAACGATATTTTGTTCTTTAATTTATTAACTGGGTTGTGCTTCACCGAAAATATAAACACTTGGTATAAATTGGAATGTGCTTCAAAAGGCTTAATTGTATATTCGGTTAGTGATTTTCTTTCACTTTCCTCTGTTCAAGACTTTATCCTTACATTGCATAAGAGAAGTTTCAGGTTTTCTACTTTTCTCAATTTCACTACTTTCTTTGCATCTAGTTCCGCCAGTGGTTTTGAAAGTTCATGTGGGCGTACTGGGAACTAAACTGAACTTTTAAGAGGACGATCAGAAATTTTTTAATGGTATGTTTGGTTGCACCTTAAAAAGAATTACTCCTactctttacccaaaaaaaaagaattactcctactaaatatatttttacttcattAAAAGTTATTAAATCTAGTTGATTAGTTTTGTTATTTCTTCAAATAGTTCTATTCAGTGACGGATCTAGAAAAAAACCTCAAAGGTATCCTAAATTTTTTTACAGTacattatataataataaaaaacacgataataaataaaattaaacaaATACATAATGGAGTTCTCTTTTTAATTTtcttaaagcttgaaatcgagcCATTACATCGAGTAACGAAACCATAAATTTATACCCTGGGGTCACACTATAATTTTTTACTGCGCATATAACTAGTTGATAAAAGGTCAACAGCcatgaaccccccccccccccccctttttttttgaaaagaaaacatCATTAAGCACAACCCCAAGCCCGAAAACCGAGCAGGGAACAAACCAAAAACTTACATCAAAGAAAATTTACACCAATCCAACCATGAGATATGATTGTTTCTAGATCTATGCCTGAACCATAAAAAACCCATAGATTTAACTTCGCTAAAAACCTTTTCCACTTTGGCCTCAATCTCCGAAAAAATGACCTTGTTCCAAGCCTGCCATAAGCACCAACCGGAGACAATAATAATTCCTTGAATGGCCAGCCTATTCGCCGCTTTAATGAATCCCGCTTTGTGAATCTCCAACAAATCTCTAAAAGAAAAAGCAAAGATCGGGGGAATACGGCACCACTGACTAATCTTCTGCCACAAAACCACGGAGAAGTAGCAGGAAGTAAAAAGGTGCTCCAGCGACCCGGCCTCGTCCTTGCAAAACGGGCATAACCTATCCCCGACCACAACCCCCCTTTTAGCTAGATCATCAGAAGTTGGGATTTTATCCATCAGGGGCGGACTTAGAGTATTAAcaggggtagcacgggctacccctcaaccccgtctccatagtgtaaaaataccccttaactTCATTTCCATAGTGTAAAAATATCTCTCAACTCCGTTTCCGttatgaagaaacactgacctgaACGGTATTAGAACCACCTCGGTCAAAACAGAATTTCCCACCAAAGAAAATTGAAtttcaaaattaattaattgttgtAACTTACTATGTAATTAGTTCATAGTCTTTAGCACTCTTTAATTCCTAGTCTTTAGCACCCTTTAATTCCTAGTCTTTAGCAATCTTTAGTTCATAGTCTTTAGCACTCCTTTTGTATAAATGTAAATCTTATATCAATGAGAAACAACAAGTTTTGATACTTTTATATGGTATCAGCCAGGTTTTGCAAAACCTAAACACAACCACCCTCTCTTCCATGGCCACATAATCGGTCACCATGATCAACTTCCCTTCATCTCTAAAACTCACTTCTACCAACGCCCCTGGCCTACTTCCCACACCCACTTCCGCCCCTAGCCAACGACCCTTCCTTGGTAAATGCCAATGGTGTTTTACCAAAGGACATTCATTAACCTCATGCCCATTATTTAAGAAATCTCATCCCTCAATCACACCTCCAACTTACAACCGATCCAATAACCAACCAAAACCCCAAGCACACATGATGGCAACACACCCCACCGTGGACTCCGATTTATCTTGGTTGAAGGATAGTGGTGCTTCTCATCACATTACCAATGATCTTAGTGCACTCTCTATGCATAGCCTATACGATGGTACCGAGGAACTTATCATCGGTGATGATTCGTCTCTTAAAATTACTTACATTGGCACCATGACTCTTTATTTCTAATGTTCCTATTGTTCTTAAAAATGTTCTTTGTGGTCCTTCTATCTCCCGTAACATCATATCTATCTCTCGCTTATGCCTTGATAACAACATACTAATCTTATTTTTCTCTTCTTATTTTGTCATCAAAGACTTTCCCACTCGCCGAACCATTCTTCGGGGAATCACTAGTCATGGTCTCTACGAGTTCTCATCAACCAAGTCTCCTCAAGCTTTTCACTTGCAAACCACCAAGAAGTCTTCATGGCATCACTGCCTAGGACATCCACATTTGCGTGTTTTACAACATTTAGCTTCCTTTGTTCCCTTTATTTCTAGCAAGCATGAATCATGCAATTCTTGTTGCATTAATAAAAGTCACAAACTCCCCTTTTATTCATCTTCTTTAACTTCTAATACACCTCTAGAATTAATATTTTCCGATGTTTGGTCATCTCCAATTACATCTTTTGATGGTTACAAATATTACATAATTTTTGTTGACCATTTCACAAAATACATTTGGATTTATCCATTAAAACATAAATCGGACTCTCCTAATACTTTCATTCGATTTCAAAAACTTGTTGAGAattttttcaaaaccaaaattaAGCAATCATTTTCAGACAATGGTGGAGAATACATCAAACTATCCTCTCACCTACTTTCTTGTGGCATTTCTCATCTCACCTCTCCTCCTCACACACCTGAACATAATGGCTACGCTGAACGGCGCCATCGTCACATTGTCGAAACCGGTCTATCCCTACTTTCTCATGCCAAGATGCCCCTAAAATTTTGGCCATTTGCCTTCACTACCGCTACTTATCTCATAAATAGACTACCTACCGCCACCCTAAACAATGATTCTCCTTACTTTCGTCTCTTTCGCATCCATCCAAACTATGAAAAACTTCATGGTTTTGGTTGCCTATCTTATCCTTGGTTACGCCCATACTCGAAACATAAACTCGAGTCTCGGTCAAAACCGTGTATCTTCATCGGCTACTCCTCCTCTCAAAGTGCTTTCCATCTTCTTGACCCTCTCACTAATCGAATCTACACATCTCGTCATGTTCATTTTCTTGATCACATTTTTCTTTATGAATCTCTTTCTCAAACCTCTACCCCCTCCACACCCTCACCTGACACATGGTTACCTCTCACTACCCTATCTATTCCTCTTTCAACATCCTATTCCCCTACTTCTCAATCGCCATCCCCCCTTCCCCAACTGTCGATGCCACTACACCATCCCCTTTTAACCCACCTACACAAACCCCTACCAACGACCCTCCACCTCCACCTACCACCTCCACCCTCCAATACTGCCAACCCTACACCTTCATTGCCCTCCCCCACAAATATCTCATCCGACTCCTCCACCTCTTCTACTTCACTACCCACTGACCATATTTCTTCTCAACAACCCGAACCCACTACTACTGCCTCATATCAAACTAGACCTTCTCGCAAACCAAACCCAAAATACCACAACTCCGACTACGTCTTATATCACTCTACACCTCACTCTCTCCCCGAGCCCACTAGTATTACCCAAGCCCTCAAACAACCGTTATGGCGAGAGGCCATGCAATCCGAGTTTGACGCCCTCAAACGAAACCAAACTTGGACACTTGTTCCTCCCGATAATGCTCCTAACCTTGTTGGCTGTAAATGGGTCTACCGAACTAAATTCAAACCTGATGGTTTGGTTGATCGCCTTAAATCGAGACTTGTCGCTAAAGGTTTTCACCAACGTCCTGGCTTAGACTATGTTGAAACCTTTAGTCCCGTGGTTAAACCCGCTACCTTACGTCTCATTCTTGCCATTGCCACTTCCTTCAATTGGCCTCTACGCCAACTCGACAATGCCTTCCTACAAGGCACTTTAACTGAATCGGTTTACATGTCTCAACCACCCGGGTTCGTGGATCCTTCCTACCCTACACATGTTTGCAAACTTAACAAAGCTATCTATGGTCTTCGTCAAGCCTCCCGTGCTTGGTATAACGAACTCAAACACCATCTTCTGTCGGTTCACTTTAAACCCTCTATCTCCGATCCCTCTCTCTTCATCAACACAGTCACATCTTCTCCTATCTTCATTCTAGTTTACGTTGATGATATAATCATCACCGGCGCAAATCCATCTCTCATTAATTCTTTCATCCAAACACTTGCCACTAGATTTTCTCTAAAAGATCTTGGCGACCTCTCCTACTTCCTTGGTATCGAGGTCATTCCTCACAACCATTATCTATTCCTATCTCAATCAAAATACATCCTTGACATTCTCACAAAAGCCAACATGAGTAATTGCAAATCTTCGCCCACACCGATGTCTAGTTCCCCTACTATCAATGTATTGGATGGTGACCCCTTACCATCCCCGACCGAAAACCGTGCCTTTGTTGGAGCATTACAATATTTATCTTTAACCCGTCCTGATATCTCTTTTACAGTTAATAAGCTTTCACAGTTCATGCATTAGCCAACTactactgatgtgtgtaaaatgcaacatataaaacacataaattaaggcataaaactaaccctttttaagtactaatgttggaaaaagagtgtttttgtcttccttttgtattttcaggatgaaatgagctcaaaatcacaaaagaagcaaaaagaccactaattctaccataaatacaagaaaaggaacaaaagtagactgcccggaccctcaacggcacctcccaaagcaaaaaggaagaaacagagtctgaacacgccccgtgtccagcgaacacgggggcgtgcccaggaagcagcagaaaagacaaaccagtagaagcttccattgcccaccacggggccgtgtccagcgagcacgggggcgtggtgaaagtacagcaggcgcattaattgtaattcgcaattacaattaatgaggagagagagtgtcaggcgggcacggggccgtgtccagcggacacggggccgtgtccagcggacacggggccgtgtccagccttctgttcagcctataaatagaggagcttggcttcattctctctcatcccttggcacaccacctctctcacacctcatccaccacccaccaccaccatcacaccatcatccaccaccatcatccattgtccatcgtagagtgtgtgagtcgtctcgggatccaagattgatcgtaagagttcttgacaatcaaggccatgtttgcctaagtctcttacatcacttggtgaagacaagtgtttagtataatactttttatttttaatcttttgcactttttatttggttttgtattaatgactttaataactagttacttatgttgaaggtgatctttccttatcgtttgtccgtggtgtcttggcgttattttactgtctatataaaataaaagattttcaccattcatatctccacggtctatatggaggtatgttggctacctggtcgggggttaagggaacggtttggtaagggtcttgcccttgttcagcgtttagaggtcctgcttgggacctgggtcaaatttagtaggatctccttcaatgcccataggtattggatggcggggatccaaactctttgaccccctcataagttaactactattaatactataacccggctattgaggactgtatccctactgactcagactacttagccgagggtaacgtcaccgccagaagcggggcctaccacaatttgcattaataacttaattcattatctttcaataatccgaccctttaggattgtatccttgctgactcaaactactgggttgagggtaacgtcgccttcaaaagaggggcctactacaataactaagataatctcttaaacaagtgcaaaagtgcgaaaataatcaaaggttatactaatacacgtgtcggatccaagtgattcatcttgtctatctgtttttattttatttttatttttcagcatttagttagtttttatttttcttagtttaaaatcatttttctaactttttgatttgattagacgttgaggataaaccggtattaaaagctcttgtgtccttggacgacctcggtatcttaccaacactatactacgtccacgatgggtgcacttgcccatatgtgtgtttagtgttagtaaatatcgtgttttataaatttaaaactaggctaaaagtgtaaaaagggcttaaatatatatctaaaaacatatacacactcacgcacatcaagtttttggcgccgttgccggggacacaaggattttaagaaagttaggaatcaacggcctaatcatatttttatttttctttaattttttaagattttttcttagatttttagcttctgcagagctcaacacggggccgtgcccgctgaacacgccccgtgctcaatcattggaactggcaatcctgttttaagtcagacagtaggctgaacacggggccgtgtccactcaacacgcccccgtgcccaagattcagttactgaaaacagaaccgttagatcccggcgattggtaatttctgacacaaacacgagtgatagtaattctttttactttcggcactcttatggtttgtggtgtcgaatatgtggaggcgaacatgaggaattaaaatgttttttcctcacttataggccccactatatagacccaccgattccttgtaaccttaagaggggcgaaagaaaaaataagcactatttctccctcgaatgcgcccagccagatattctaggagaaatgctccttgacgagctatttcaactagaagaactacttcttaattggtcaaaagaacttaggaaggattttttagatccatcccaagatgatgaccatgaggaaatgttggaaccgcattccgacaacctcgttgctcccgaaaataccttcttacctagaaaagacgcggacgatagtcgtccctgtgtcgattgtgccgtgaaggactccccatcgacttcgttcgatgcatacatagacctgagcgattcggcatacaccttctttaacgagagcccgggaaagggttggacttgtccacctagaatgaaaataggaattaccctcaccgacaacctgttgcgttctcgccttagtataggacaattaaggtatcttaggcactttggggttgttccaacaagtcaagaaccacccgatatagattagctccttagtaaagacaaaacttcataagacagctttccgacacggggccgtgcccggccaacacgcccccgtgtccactaaaagattcccctctgaacagaacgtcagaatacggacaaactgtgtcagaatttcatctgcacacggggccgtgttcagcggacacggggccgtgtccagcaggctgtcgttttctataaatgcagccaaaaatcctgcacatttggaccaacttggggacagagatttgaaggaatcttctctcaaacaatcctaggtaagtctaaaagaagtttccaacaacccatcttgtcctttcctcttctagacatttccttcttcttcatctttcttcaagaactaccatgaaaagtttgaattttcaatctttgtggtaggaaacaatgagttttgatcatagaatcttggtaaaaacatgttatgtaacattgtttaaagttatttactgtcaaaaagcttgcataaactcagaaaataacttaaaaacccaagattccttgctccaaaattctgcagaaagatgaacacggggccgtgctcaatgagcagggggccgtgtccagaaactatttcgtcatataaactgcttttggtttatttttcgtagaatggcgagtgaaaacagtgaaacatcatccgttcattcctcaaacagccgaaggggaaggaggccttccgttgaagctacacttgtgcactacgtgatagcgctaagggaagctctcgatgaaatgacgtcagtagaggaggtcctcattgaccgtattaacgatcttaccatgggacttgaaagcagcttccaagagattaaccttttgcaccaaaggttaaacattttggtagcaccccctatggaaccagtccttccacaacaagactggaacttggcactcggtgttaacaaccctaccgggtggggagactttcccgcagaacctcctatggaaaacccacaagaggttccagcggaagttgaaactcctcaaaccaatgcaaacgagccctcttttctccttccaagggaggtagaggagtggcttgccgacatatgaggagaaccgtacccgaaaggaggagttctacaaagccttatctaaccaagactagtatcttcttggaaattttgctaaattaaaataaaacatagggctagaactccataagtttaatatctatgtaatttttatctttatgtaatgtctctctatgatttgcaatgttatgatggtttttatgattgatggttgttttgagaataaaacacactcatggtggtaatggatgaaaaagggaacgagaaaaatggaaccatgcacgaagaacagagcaacccgacaaaaatctccatcacagaaggctcaacacgggccgtgcccaaccaacacggccccgtgctgagcccctgcagaaaatcacccagttcaggtaactggacacgggccgtgttcagcggacacgcccccgtgtccaggcttctgtttcaattctgtaatttttgttactggcacttgaccacggggccgtgcccggtgaacacggggccgtgtccaggatgccagtaacacaaaactttgcttttaaacccacttttatacattctaatcaaccaaaaacattatttttggacacattgaggacaatgtgtaatttaagtgtggggggggatgctaaaaccttgaaattttgcaaaatcctaaacacaagccttacacaaaactctattggaaccgctaaacaccccaaattttttcaaaaactttttcattttttttatttacttgtcttagtttaagttgggaagaacaagttctaaaaaggttatatttttacaagtttacaaccgatagcgtcgtgataaaaaaggaaccaacataagaaaattatgaaacggcataacaagtctagtttaaaagtcgattatatatgcttggtcacattaaaaacccattcccacaaaagtgagttttgagcctttattgagcataaaaatacacatatttagatcaaatgctcatttttcgtttcttgtgtgaatagccgctcggtccttacgaatctagaacttgccacgacgatacattcccggtccttaccaacttaaacccaagtaagtaaatgatggaggcattaggactaaccatttttctttcaaaaccattatttttcattttttttacctacccaaaatccccctagatagcccctttgagcctaaacctttcatttcattaccccaaaaccctttttacccaccaaaaacctttttatttattttttttttagtaacaagttcgcttttttgtaaactcaccttttt from Helianthus annuus cultivar XRQ/B chromosome 7, HanXRQr2.0-SUNRISE, whole genome shotgun sequence includes the following:
- the LOC110867018 gene encoding uncharacterized protein LOC110867018, with translation MDKIPTSDDLAKRGVVVGDRLCPFCKDEAGSLEHLFTSCYFSVVLWQKISQWCRIPPIFAFSFRDLLEIHKAGFIKAANRLAIQGIIIVSGWCLWQAWNKVIFSEIEAKVEKA